In one window of Phycisphaerae bacterium DNA:
- a CDS encoding CvpA family protein → MVFILVTLLLVLGIAFFHSLQGVYSALMMIVLTILSAAVAVNFYAPLSHAVWAHLPEGWMGYTDALSLAVLFFGTLVVLRTVADNVVRGNIILNVWVDRGVAGAISLPMALLVVGIGSLSFQMLPFHDQLLLFERFDNEGNRSSIFPNADGFAAWMAGALSANALSGGKEFSMLHPDWPGELSAQRIGVQHESRHVVAPDTARAVRAWRLDQPLMVKEHAYQGQGYSRRLQINVKERRPAQSGHYYLAVAMELDPKAADSDKRHRFGWGQVRLVGFPEFDDRRENPQNYYLIGFEDLDLPGDWNFMRMEVPWEVKKDEYDQEYITYRNYGVIGRLQANAPQTFRVVFEVPEGFQPWFLEYKRWARSPMPKLSEGEEAPASEAAPTEEGQAPPTDANRVARSGWRSQYQIDYDQTGPTDALPFRLTARAGARTVGTENAEVNRMRFSKGIVHGELGTNSPSALDATTEGRMAVVKSFFVPADKSLFRLACRLDGAQTTLLRQVFGAVQGVTQRYLVDTQGNKHLPVGQYVIYNQDGGGSYVELQYDPELAQMSSHNKPFRHVNINQLQGKDVQIGFLYLLEPGTRLERFEVGGGPVEAQNLQGLVAR, encoded by the coding sequence GTGGTTTTCATACTCGTGACTCTGTTGCTGGTGCTGGGGATCGCGTTCTTCCACTCCCTTCAGGGGGTTTACAGCGCGTTGATGATGATCGTGCTGACGATTTTGTCGGCGGCGGTGGCGGTGAACTTTTACGCCCCGCTGAGCCACGCGGTCTGGGCGCATCTGCCGGAAGGGTGGATGGGGTATACCGACGCGCTGTCGCTGGCGGTGCTGTTTTTTGGGACGCTGGTGGTGTTGCGGACGGTGGCGGACAACGTGGTCCGCGGGAATATCATCCTGAACGTGTGGGTGGATCGCGGGGTGGCGGGGGCGATCAGCCTTCCGATGGCGTTGCTGGTGGTGGGGATCGGGAGTCTGTCGTTCCAGATGCTGCCCTTCCACGACCAACTGCTGTTGTTCGAGCGGTTCGACAACGAGGGGAACCGCAGTTCGATTTTTCCGAACGCGGACGGGTTCGCGGCGTGGATGGCGGGCGCGTTGAGCGCCAACGCGCTGTCGGGCGGGAAGGAATTCTCGATGCTGCATCCGGACTGGCCGGGCGAGCTGTCGGCGCAGCGGATCGGGGTTCAGCACGAGTCGCGCCACGTGGTGGCGCCGGATACGGCGCGGGCGGTGCGGGCGTGGCGGCTGGATCAGCCGCTGATGGTCAAGGAGCACGCGTACCAGGGCCAGGGCTATTCGCGGCGGCTGCAGATCAACGTCAAGGAGCGGCGTCCGGCCCAGTCCGGCCACTACTATCTGGCGGTGGCGATGGAGCTGGATCCGAAGGCGGCGGACTCGGACAAGCGTCACCGGTTCGGATGGGGTCAGGTCCGGTTGGTGGGTTTTCCGGAGTTCGATGACCGCCGGGAGAATCCGCAGAATTACTACCTGATCGGGTTTGAGGACCTGGACCTTCCGGGCGACTGGAACTTCATGCGGATGGAGGTTCCGTGGGAGGTCAAGAAGGACGAGTATGACCAGGAGTACATCACGTACCGCAACTACGGGGTGATCGGCCGGCTGCAGGCGAACGCGCCGCAGACGTTCCGGGTGGTGTTTGAGGTGCCGGAAGGCTTCCAGCCGTGGTTCCTGGAGTACAAGCGGTGGGCTCGCTCGCCGATGCCGAAGCTCAGCGAGGGCGAGGAGGCTCCGGCGTCCGAGGCGGCGCCGACGGAGGAGGGCCAGGCCCCGCCGACGGACGCCAACCGGGTGGCGCGTTCGGGGTGGCGGAGCCAGTATCAGATCGACTACGACCAGACGGGGCCGACCGACGCGCTGCCGTTTCGCCTGACGGCGCGGGCGGGCGCGCGGACGGTGGGTACGGAGAACGCGGAAGTGAACCGGATGCGGTTTAGCAAGGGGATCGTGCACGGGGAGTTGGGCACGAACAGCCCTTCGGCCCTGGATGCGACGACGGAGGGGCGGATGGCGGTGGTCAAGAGCTTCTTCGTTCCGGCTGACAAGTCGCTGTTCCGTCTGGCCTGCCGGCTTGACGGGGCCCAGACGACGCTGCTGCGGCAGGTATTCGGGGCGGTGCAGGGTGTGACTCAGCGGTATCTGGTGGACACCCAGGGCAACAAGCACCTGCCGGTGGGCCAGTACGTGATCTACAATCAGGACGGCGGGGGGTCGTACGTGGAGCTGCAGTACGATCCAGAGCTGGCGCAGATGTCGTCGCACAACAAGCCGTTCCGGCACGTGAACATCAACCAGCTTCAGGGCAAGGACGTCCAGATCGGTTTTCTTTACCTTCTGGAGCCGGGGACGCGGCTGGAACGTTTTGAGGTGGGGGGCGGGCCGGTCGAGGCGCAGAATCTTCAGGGTTTGGTGGCCCGCTAG
- a CDS encoding GNAT family N-acetyltransferase — protein MPETPLDKTSLLAALPIADRELAIRPWRRMDIDRRAEWPPYPEPYRGFNFPARSLGPAQRDLWFAERDSLPDRLNLTVDHSDQLCIAYFALTEIDFAARAVGNMGIRVAPHFCSRGLGTRALRRIVDWAFAAGLQTIRLDVAASNRRAVRSYEKAGFAITGEFWRDDHALRAVNLADPRHDDLRPHVRFDPDPQLRFWWMQVRR, from the coding sequence ATGCCGGAAACACCGCTCGACAAGACCTCGCTCCTGGCCGCGCTGCCGATCGCGGACCGCGAACTCGCCATCCGGCCGTGGCGGCGGATGGACATCGACCGCCGCGCCGAATGGCCGCCGTATCCCGAACCCTACCGCGGCTTCAACTTCCCCGCCCGCAGCCTGGGCCCGGCCCAGCGAGACCTTTGGTTCGCCGAACGCGATAGCCTGCCCGACCGGCTGAACCTCACCGTCGATCACTCCGACCAGCTCTGCATCGCCTACTTCGCCCTGACCGAAATCGACTTCGCCGCCCGCGCCGTCGGCAATATGGGCATCCGCGTGGCCCCGCACTTCTGCAGCCGCGGCCTCGGAACCCGCGCCCTCCGGCGAATCGTCGACTGGGCCTTCGCCGCCGGCCTCCAAACCATCCGCCTCGACGTCGCCGCCTCCAACCGACGCGCCGTCCGATCCTACGAAAAAGCCGGCTTCGCCATCACCGGCGAATTCTGGCGCGACGACCACGCCCTCCGCGCCGTCAACCTCGCCGACCCCAGACACGACGACCTCCGCCCGCACGTCCGCTTCGACCCCGACCCCCAACTGCGATTTTGGTGGATGCAAGTCCGTCGCTGA
- a CDS encoding PilT/PilU family type 4a pilus ATPase — translation MGEMNLSTNSVNGNGKGASEKLMAFFRAVIKHDGSDLHLKANSKPRMRIGGSIRTVAGEELSNADIEEMIFSVMSPKLREMYQKNGAVDFAYDLEGEDRFRLNVFRQRGMTSIAARRVERDIPTFEGLNLPAQIGKLASYHQGLVLLSGITGSGKSTTIAAMLEYINENRACHIVTIEDPIEYIFTDKKAFINQREVGIDVADFSDGLKYLMREDPDVVLIGEMRDRQTFQAALQAAETGHLVLGTIHSSSTAQTVTRLLDLFPQEERSLIRQSLVFNLKAIISQRLLPSIKEGTDMIPAVEILINNPAIRKLIGESRESDILDVIKSNYDIGMQDFNESLRQMVAKEWIESQTAYDASPNPEELKMRLKGINASKSGIL, via the coding sequence GTGGGCGAGATGAATTTGTCGACGAACAGCGTGAACGGGAACGGCAAGGGGGCCAGCGAGAAGCTGATGGCCTTTTTTCGGGCGGTGATCAAGCACGACGGGTCGGACCTTCACCTGAAGGCGAATTCGAAGCCGCGGATGCGGATCGGCGGGAGCATTCGGACGGTGGCGGGGGAGGAGCTGTCGAACGCGGATATCGAGGAGATGATCTTTTCGGTGATGAGTCCGAAGCTTCGGGAGATGTACCAGAAGAACGGGGCGGTGGACTTTGCGTACGACCTGGAGGGGGAGGACCGGTTTCGTCTTAACGTGTTTCGCCAGCGTGGGATGACGTCGATCGCGGCGCGGCGGGTGGAGCGGGACATTCCGACGTTCGAGGGGCTGAACCTGCCGGCGCAGATCGGCAAGCTGGCGAGCTATCACCAGGGGCTGGTGCTGCTGTCGGGCATTACCGGATCGGGCAAGAGCACGACGATCGCGGCGATGCTGGAGTACATCAACGAGAACCGGGCGTGCCACATCGTGACGATCGAGGACCCGATCGAGTACATTTTCACGGACAAGAAGGCGTTTATCAACCAGCGGGAGGTGGGGATCGACGTGGCGGACTTCTCGGACGGCTTGAAGTACCTGATGCGCGAGGACCCTGACGTGGTGCTGATCGGGGAGATGCGGGACCGGCAGACGTTCCAGGCGGCTTTGCAGGCGGCGGAGACGGGGCACCTGGTGTTAGGGACGATTCACAGTTCGAGCACGGCGCAGACGGTCACGCGGCTGCTGGACCTGTTTCCGCAGGAGGAGCGGTCGCTGATCCGCCAGTCGCTGGTGTTCAACCTGAAGGCGATCATCAGCCAGCGGCTTTTGCCGAGCATCAAGGAGGGGACGGACATGATCCCGGCGGTGGAGATTTTGATCAACAACCCGGCGATCCGGAAGCTGATCGGGGAGAGTCGGGAGTCGGACATTCTGGACGTGATCAAGTCGAACTACGACATCGGGATGCAGGACTTCAACGAGTCGCTTCGGCAGATGGTGGCCAAGGAATGGATCGAGAGCCAGACGGCGTACGATGCCTCGCCGAATCCGGAGGAGTTGAAAATGAGATTGAAGGGGATAAACGCGTCGAAGTCGGGTATCCTTTAA
- a CDS encoding serine/threonine-protein phosphatase → MQTKRSVDRRRSGSGSAGAVRWGAATDVGRIREQNEDAFAVREDLGLFVVSDGMGGHAGGKVAAGTVVQALPLIVEKRFASRPVRSARAIKRRLDGAVRQLNRYLISRARKTAGCEDMGATVVCGLWVDGRVYVANLGDSRAYLLHSGRIRRLSLDHSVVHSLVLQGLIEPHEANSHPARGQLIRYVGMEQENAKPHVTSLTPKAGDCLLLCSDGLTDLVSDSQMAAILGEHADPQAAAERLVRAANSAGGHDNITAMVMRGE, encoded by the coding sequence TTGCAGACGAAACGTTCGGTGGATCGGCGGCGCAGCGGGTCCGGTTCGGCTGGGGCGGTGCGCTGGGGCGCAGCGACGGATGTGGGGCGGATTCGGGAACAGAACGAGGATGCGTTTGCGGTTCGGGAGGATTTGGGGCTGTTTGTCGTGTCCGACGGGATGGGCGGTCATGCGGGCGGCAAGGTGGCGGCTGGGACGGTGGTTCAGGCGCTGCCGCTGATCGTGGAGAAGCGGTTTGCGAGTCGGCCGGTGCGATCGGCGCGGGCGATCAAGCGGCGGTTGGACGGGGCGGTTCGGCAGCTTAATCGGTATTTGATTTCGCGGGCCCGCAAGACGGCTGGTTGCGAGGACATGGGGGCGACGGTGGTTTGTGGGCTGTGGGTCGATGGTCGGGTTTACGTGGCGAACCTCGGCGACAGCCGGGCGTATCTACTGCACAGCGGGCGGATCAGGCGGCTTTCGCTGGATCATTCGGTGGTGCATTCGCTGGTGTTGCAGGGGTTGATCGAGCCGCACGAGGCGAACTCTCATCCCGCGCGCGGGCAGCTCATCCGTTACGTGGGCATGGAGCAGGAGAACGCCAAGCCGCACGTGACGTCGCTGACGCCGAAGGCGGGTGATTGCCTGCTGCTGTGTTCGGATGGGTTGACCGATCTGGTCAGCGATTCGCAGATGGCGGCGATACTTGGTGAGCACGCCGATCCGCAAGCGGCGGCTGAGCGACTGGTGCGGGCGGCGAATAGTGCGGGCGGGCACGATAACATCACGGCGATGGTGATGCGGGGGGAGTAG
- the tadA gene encoding Flp pilus assembly complex ATPase component TadA has protein sequence MADLMFLMLAQVEAPMPPVTPDGGFFAVWKIVVMALLMFVWAWPAGWVCRDARRLSINEFMWGMVVAAAGVVGWFCWVVFPSYWLGLLFFVLLGLGGLLAYALYRDSLVGEEDKILKPANLLSAIRGEQEQTFEIKTKVRLSTYEGREAKIPEGEELQRIYQAFQDMLFDALWRRSSDILVQPTGEHYRVLFKIDGVGAEYGMLDRKMGQMIVDYVKGTCGLEINERRRPQRAKLIAQQADVDRKVNLDIETSGSTAGERLRIRVRAEEAKFTVDDLGFTESQLAKVKELVGHKKGVVLISGLGGSGVSTTLYAFGRSHDSFQQNIHTVEAKPLMDLDNITQNIYQSGQEQSFARLLQSVSRREPDIILVDPCADAETMKMIGTIVEAKERKIVAAIRGSNALSALGRAIRWMENPATAAATLSAVTFQRLIRKLCPTCREAYKPNPETLRKLNLASKSDVVFFRPPTQEVVDKKGNPVVCGTCQGTGYLGRTAVLELLVVDDQLREAIRSGDANKIKSAVRKAGLSYWQEVAMEQVVAGVTSVQEIVRVSKEAETAEKTR, from the coding sequence ATGGCGGACCTGATGTTTCTGATGTTGGCCCAGGTGGAAGCCCCGATGCCGCCGGTGACGCCGGACGGCGGTTTTTTCGCGGTCTGGAAGATCGTGGTGATGGCGCTGCTGATGTTCGTGTGGGCGTGGCCGGCGGGTTGGGTGTGCCGGGACGCGCGGCGGCTTTCGATCAACGAGTTCATGTGGGGCATGGTGGTGGCGGCGGCGGGTGTGGTCGGGTGGTTCTGCTGGGTGGTTTTTCCGAGCTACTGGCTGGGCCTGCTGTTCTTCGTGCTGCTGGGGTTGGGCGGGCTGCTGGCGTACGCATTGTACCGGGATTCGCTGGTGGGCGAGGAGGACAAGATTCTCAAGCCGGCGAACCTGCTCAGCGCGATTCGGGGCGAGCAGGAGCAGACGTTCGAGATCAAGACGAAGGTGCGTCTGAGCACGTACGAGGGCCGCGAGGCGAAGATTCCGGAGGGGGAGGAGCTTCAGAGGATCTATCAGGCGTTCCAGGACATGCTGTTTGACGCCCTGTGGCGGCGGTCGAGCGATATCCTGGTTCAGCCGACGGGTGAGCACTACCGGGTGCTGTTCAAGATCGACGGGGTCGGGGCGGAGTACGGGATGCTGGACCGCAAGATGGGCCAGATGATCGTGGACTACGTCAAAGGGACCTGCGGGTTGGAGATCAACGAGCGTCGGCGTCCGCAGCGGGCGAAGCTGATCGCCCAGCAGGCGGACGTGGACCGGAAGGTGAACCTGGACATCGAGACTTCGGGCAGCACGGCGGGCGAGCGGCTTCGGATTCGGGTGCGGGCTGAGGAGGCCAAGTTCACGGTGGACGACCTGGGGTTCACCGAGAGCCAGCTTGCGAAGGTCAAGGAGCTGGTCGGGCACAAGAAGGGGGTGGTGCTGATTTCGGGTCTTGGCGGATCGGGGGTGAGCACGACGCTGTACGCGTTCGGTCGGAGCCACGACTCGTTCCAGCAGAACATCCACACGGTGGAAGCCAAGCCGCTGATGGACCTGGACAACATCACGCAGAACATTTACCAGAGCGGTCAGGAGCAGAGTTTTGCCCGGCTGCTGCAGTCGGTGTCGCGTCGCGAGCCGGACATCATTCTGGTCGATCCGTGCGCGGACGCGGAGACGATGAAGATGATCGGAACGATCGTGGAGGCCAAGGAGCGCAAGATCGTGGCGGCGATTCGCGGTTCGAACGCGTTGTCGGCGCTGGGCCGCGCGATTCGGTGGATGGAGAATCCGGCGACGGCGGCCGCGACGCTGTCGGCGGTGACGTTCCAGCGGCTGATCCGCAAGTTGTGCCCGACGTGCCGGGAGGCGTACAAGCCGAATCCCGAGACGCTGCGGAAGTTGAACCTGGCGAGCAAGAGCGACGTGGTGTTCTTCCGTCCGCCGACGCAGGAGGTGGTGGACAAGAAGGGGAACCCGGTCGTCTGCGGGACGTGCCAGGGGACCGGGTACCTGGGCCGCACGGCGGTGCTGGAGCTGCTGGTGGTGGACGACCAGCTTCGCGAGGCGATTCGCAGCGGCGACGCGAACAAGATCAAGTCGGCGGTCCGGAAGGCGGGCCTGAGCTACTGGCAGGAAGTGGCGATGGAGCAGGTGGTGGCGGGGGTGACGAGCGTGCAGGAGATCGTCCGGGTCAGCAAGGAAGCGGAGACGGCGGAGAAGACCCGCTGA
- a CDS encoding GNAT family N-acetyltransferase: MGTRDYESQRLDFPIDRALIDELLALWKVAFDLDLADEIPQFLGRELHANRDVLFLARRNDRVVATCRLTQSRLDPRLGYLSEVATAPDHRGHGLAGDLCRRAADAFDDAGGHACFLGADNQAAARIYARLGWRRLPNTNVMLRVAPPATPEEFLVDHVRRGLDRELAIRPGGPELRVPIIPAIVTPHDWIALDANAAILSTRSVCQKSCVGLYPRYDRLRQPDGWFALVRDDQAVLGLASAARRDQDLWIVDAFTHVHYSAWLQPLYRRAADLAKRRHPAAVCATCEQDDPLKAAALDRLGFRRTDRTIPLEHDPQILTLRLYEIPT; encoded by the coding sequence ATGGGCACACGCGACTACGAATCCCAACGCCTCGACTTCCCGATCGACCGGGCCCTGATCGACGAACTGCTGGCCCTCTGGAAGGTCGCCTTCGATCTCGACCTGGCCGACGAAATCCCCCAGTTCCTCGGCCGCGAGCTTCACGCCAACCGCGATGTGCTCTTTCTGGCCCGCCGGAACGACCGCGTCGTCGCCACCTGCCGACTGACCCAAAGCCGCCTGGACCCGCGCCTGGGCTACCTCTCCGAAGTGGCCACCGCCCCGGACCATCGCGGACACGGCCTGGCCGGCGACCTCTGCCGACGCGCCGCCGACGCCTTCGACGACGCCGGCGGACACGCCTGCTTCCTGGGCGCCGATAACCAAGCCGCCGCCCGCATCTACGCCCGCCTCGGCTGGCGGCGACTGCCCAACACCAACGTCATGCTCCGCGTCGCGCCGCCCGCCACGCCCGAGGAATTCCTCGTCGATCACGTCCGACGCGGCCTCGACCGCGAACTGGCCATCCGTCCCGGCGGACCCGAACTCCGCGTCCCGATCATCCCCGCCATCGTCACCCCGCACGACTGGATCGCCCTCGACGCCAATGCCGCCATCCTCTCCACCCGGTCCGTCTGCCAGAAGTCCTGCGTCGGCCTCTATCCCCGCTACGACCGCCTGCGACAGCCCGACGGCTGGTTCGCCCTCGTCCGCGACGACCAAGCCGTCCTCGGCCTGGCCTCCGCCGCCCGCCGCGATCAGGACCTCTGGATCGTCGACGCCTTCACCCACGTCCACTACTCCGCCTGGCTCCAACCCCTCTACCGACGCGCCGCCGATCTGGCCAAACGCCGCCACCCCGCCGCCGTCTGCGCCACCTGCGAGCAAGACGATCCCCTCAAAGCCGCTGCCCTCGACCGCCTCGGCTTCCGCCGCACCGACCGAACCATCCCGCTCGAACACGACCCCCAAATCCTGACCCTGCGCCTCTACGAGATCCCAACCTGA